Proteins from a single region of Geothrix sp. PMB-07:
- the smc gene encoding chromosome segregation protein SMC → MRLISLELHGFKSFADAQKLSFPGGMTAVVGPNGCGKSNISDSLAWVLGEQRVSMLRGAEMADVIFAGTAQRRATGMAEVKLVLEMPDPALPGATREVVISRRLYRDTGSEYRINGREARLKDVQDLLLDTGMGTRAYSFIQQGQIDLILSSKPKDRRLLLEEAAGITRYKLRRADAEKRLDETKANLQRLDDILFELNKQMDSLRRQASRARKAKELDTEIKATQRILLAGKAVELEAAKVRILDQLDQTERRVAELTVQVSEKASEVEALRLSVDDQQRAQAKRHSAMLALDQRLQLAEQERGFQEERQGEATAQRNRLQERIQALAERLAESGDSFTSLEALLSDAAKRLGACEEDLAKAEEMVALAQGSLRHEEAELHALRDRKAESQKEALARQKQRLGFQSQIAQLEGRLDALNHEESVRAPRLESLQAEATQVERSLEGLLSQLEQAEEAAFDQRRRAEVLEETQRALAQDHHRAEAELDAAERRLRQISDLLAQSFGDEELKKGLTWLREQGLRPNALVELLTVDEALRQDLERLLGTWLQALSVDAPMAQKAAEAPGHLLLALEGDTAVPPTPPGCEALRDHLHWSGSERPLGALVDRAFRCSDEALPALAQAHPDLAFVSPGFIRLPFGPLQLGVSAPAASPIKLRAEQEEARATREALLDRLEELEAKRGQGGDEARGARERSQEIDEDLRALRRRADTLKAQRTSLDGQLAEIRQASERADALWEQIETEIKRIQGLLRELDEHPEEAGDAALDEAIQQAEGLVREARLRLDERRDQRSESARTRDAAWAERDGHERHLQLAQRGRFDLEAERQRLEVEATEQMDRITACQQRLGELEAESQQLLQDREAVQDQAREAQPRLELDQEALRVHERAAREFQEALENARAQHQEVLIHGAQVQGSQEALAKEVELALGLEVPAFLAGLSDEEREAWEEGELVHQTRLNELQGRRMDLGGVNPLAIQELEEAETRLTFMNEQRADVTEAIGNLESTIQEINATSEDRFREAFDFVNLRFQEVFREAFGGGSAQLSLEDPKNLLECGIEITAQPPGKTAKALTLLSGGEKALTAISLLFAIFHFKPSPFCVLDEVDAPLDEANVGRFAAMVQKMKTDTQFIVITHQKPTMVAADTLYGVTMEEAGCSRLVSVQLREAEALV, encoded by the coding sequence GTGCGTCTGATTTCCCTCGAACTCCATGGCTTCAAGTCCTTCGCCGATGCCCAGAAGCTCAGCTTCCCGGGCGGGATGACGGCGGTGGTGGGCCCCAACGGCTGCGGCAAATCGAACATCTCCGACAGCCTGGCCTGGGTGCTGGGTGAACAGCGGGTGTCCATGCTTCGGGGCGCCGAAATGGCCGATGTGATCTTCGCGGGCACGGCCCAGCGGCGGGCCACGGGCATGGCCGAGGTGAAGCTGGTGCTCGAGATGCCGGACCCCGCCCTGCCCGGGGCCACGCGCGAGGTGGTGATCTCGCGCCGACTGTACCGCGATACCGGCAGCGAATACCGCATCAACGGCCGCGAGGCCCGGCTCAAGGATGTGCAGGACCTGCTGCTGGATACGGGCATGGGCACCCGGGCCTACAGCTTCATCCAGCAGGGGCAGATCGATCTGATCCTCAGCAGCAAACCCAAGGACCGCCGCCTGCTGCTGGAGGAGGCCGCAGGCATCACCCGCTACAAGCTGCGCCGCGCCGATGCGGAAAAGCGGCTGGATGAGACCAAGGCCAACCTGCAGCGCCTGGACGACATCCTGTTCGAGCTGAACAAGCAGATGGATTCCCTGCGCCGCCAGGCCTCCCGCGCCCGGAAGGCCAAGGAGCTGGATACCGAGATCAAGGCCACCCAGCGCATCCTGCTGGCAGGCAAGGCGGTGGAGTTGGAGGCCGCCAAGGTCCGCATCCTCGATCAGCTGGATCAGACCGAGCGCCGGGTGGCCGAGCTCACGGTGCAGGTGTCCGAGAAGGCCTCGGAAGTGGAGGCCCTGCGTCTTTCCGTGGACGACCAGCAGCGGGCCCAGGCCAAGCGCCACAGCGCCATGCTGGCCCTCGACCAGCGTCTGCAACTGGCTGAGCAGGAGCGCGGGTTCCAGGAGGAACGCCAGGGCGAAGCCACCGCCCAGCGGAACCGTCTGCAGGAGCGCATCCAGGCCCTGGCGGAACGGCTGGCCGAATCAGGCGATTCCTTCACGTCGCTGGAGGCTCTGCTGAGCGATGCCGCCAAGCGACTTGGGGCCTGCGAAGAGGATTTGGCCAAGGCCGAAGAGATGGTGGCTCTGGCCCAGGGCTCCCTCCGCCACGAAGAGGCAGAGCTACACGCCCTGCGGGACCGCAAGGCCGAAAGTCAGAAGGAGGCCCTGGCCCGGCAGAAGCAGCGCCTGGGCTTCCAAAGCCAGATCGCCCAGTTGGAGGGTCGCCTGGATGCCCTCAATCACGAGGAATCCGTGCGTGCGCCCCGGCTGGAAAGCCTGCAGGCGGAGGCCACCCAAGTCGAGCGTTCGCTGGAGGGGCTGCTCTCCCAGCTGGAACAGGCAGAAGAAGCGGCCTTCGACCAGCGGCGCCGTGCCGAGGTGCTGGAGGAAACCCAGCGCGCCCTGGCCCAGGACCACCACCGCGCCGAGGCGGAGCTGGATGCGGCAGAGCGCCGCCTGCGTCAGATTTCCGATCTGCTGGCCCAGAGTTTCGGGGATGAGGAACTGAAGAAGGGGCTGACCTGGCTGCGCGAGCAGGGTCTGCGCCCCAACGCTCTGGTGGAACTGCTGACCGTGGACGAGGCCCTGCGTCAGGACCTGGAACGGCTGCTGGGCACTTGGCTCCAGGCCCTGTCCGTGGACGCCCCGATGGCCCAGAAGGCCGCGGAGGCTCCAGGGCACTTGTTGCTGGCCCTGGAGGGCGACACCGCCGTGCCTCCCACACCGCCCGGCTGTGAGGCCCTGCGAGATCATCTGCACTGGAGCGGTTCTGAGCGGCCTTTGGGAGCCTTGGTGGACCGGGCCTTCCGCTGTTCCGACGAGGCCCTGCCTGCATTGGCCCAGGCCCATCCCGATTTGGCCTTCGTATCGCCGGGCTTCATCCGGCTGCCGTTTGGTCCCCTGCAGCTGGGCGTTTCCGCCCCGGCGGCCTCGCCCATCAAGCTTCGCGCGGAGCAGGAGGAGGCCCGGGCCACCCGCGAGGCCCTGCTGGACCGGCTGGAAGAGCTGGAAGCCAAACGCGGCCAGGGCGGGGATGAAGCGCGGGGCGCTCGGGAGCGGTCCCAGGAAATCGACGAGGATCTTCGCGCCCTGCGGCGCCGGGCGGACACCCTCAAGGCGCAGCGCACTTCTCTGGATGGCCAACTGGCGGAGATCCGCCAGGCCAGCGAGCGGGCCGATGCCCTCTGGGAGCAGATCGAGACCGAGATCAAGCGCATCCAGGGCCTGCTGCGCGAATTGGATGAGCACCCCGAAGAGGCTGGTGATGCCGCTCTGGACGAGGCCATCCAGCAGGCCGAGGGCCTGGTGCGCGAGGCGCGCCTGCGCCTGGATGAGCGGCGCGACCAGCGGTCGGAATCCGCCAGGACGCGCGATGCCGCCTGGGCTGAGCGGGATGGTCATGAGCGGCACTTGCAGCTGGCGCAGCGGGGGCGCTTTGATTTGGAAGCGGAGCGCCAGCGGCTCGAGGTCGAAGCCACGGAACAGATGGACCGGATCACGGCCTGTCAGCAGCGGCTCGGGGAATTGGAGGCTGAATCCCAGCAGCTGCTGCAGGACCGCGAGGCGGTGCAGGACCAGGCCCGCGAGGCCCAGCCCCGCCTCGAACTGGACCAGGAAGCCCTGCGGGTGCACGAACGGGCGGCGCGGGAATTCCAGGAGGCCCTGGAGAATGCCCGCGCCCAGCACCAGGAGGTGCTGATCCATGGCGCCCAGGTGCAGGGCAGCCAGGAGGCCCTGGCCAAGGAAGTGGAATTGGCGTTGGGCCTGGAGGTGCCTGCCTTCCTGGCCGGGCTCAGCGATGAAGAGCGGGAGGCCTGGGAGGAGGGCGAACTGGTTCACCAGACCCGGCTCAACGAATTGCAGGGTCGGCGCATGGACCTGGGCGGCGTGAATCCCCTGGCCATCCAGGAGCTGGAAGAGGCGGAAACGCGGCTGACCTTCATGAACGAGCAGCGGGCCGATGTCACCGAGGCCATCGGCAACCTGGAATCCACCATCCAGGAGATCAATGCCACCAGCGAGGATCGGTTCCGGGAAGCCTTCGATTTCGTCAATCTGCGCTTCCAGGAGGTCTTCCGCGAGGCCTTTGGCGGGGGCAGCGCCCAGCTCAGCCTGGAAGATCCCAAGAACCTGTTGGAATGCGGCATCGAAATCACCGCTCAGCCGCCAGGGAAGACCGCCAAGGCTCTCACGCTGTTGAGCGGCGGGGAGAAGGCTCTGACGGCCATTTCCCTTCTGTTCGCCATCTTCCATTTCAAGCCCAGCCCCTTCTGCGTGCTGGACGAGGTGGACGCTCCTCTGGATGAGGCCAATGTGGGCCGCTTCGCCGCCATGGTGCAGAAGATGAAGACGGACACCCAGTTCATCGTCATCACCCACCAGAAGCCCACCATGGTGGCCGCGGACACCCTCTACGGCGTGACCATGGAGGAGGCCGGCTGTTCCCGTCTGGTGAGCGTCCAGCTGCGGGAGGCGGAGGCTCTGGTTTAG
- a CDS encoding tetratricopeptide repeat protein — MARPWLKLLDPGLTALKTDAGTSFEARLALARALNGRARHIEAQEILDQLLAEDRSHVEAWFERLLCFSDHAGEEEGLDLLAQLESLRDEHPKDGGHLRNLGYLRLLIQDLEGAEHALKQALALNGQDAKALELAGLVQLHLDHASDAKAWLLKALSFNPRDPRTLRLLAIAMEQLGDVTGAEAQLVAALQAEESYYWGWHALGELLLKRGELTEGLRCIHRARSLHACDPASYFILAEIFSEQGHLELAQGQLHTLVLLAPPAPVLAEAQALLGELKRDMGDRDGALSYFSLATETDPEAANPWAALGDMAREDSRWEDALRCYREALLREPDAADLQVQLGYVLVETRQGMAAEQAFLQALELDPGEYSAYLGLSEVYRFANRREDQMSMVDQAMTLAPDDADVWNAKGVALEVVGRLKEATEAYEKALSLEPQHRKAANNLGFVLEKRMGQGEPELRARATEAWKQRLLICRDEDQSLKMATDHLTRLGVDDETIREWLRPGFLVAETQE; from the coding sequence ATGGCACGCCCCTGGCTCAAGCTGCTAGACCCCGGCCTGACGGCCCTCAAAACCGATGCAGGAACCTCCTTTGAGGCGCGATTGGCCCTGGCCCGCGCGCTCAACGGGCGGGCCCGCCACATCGAAGCCCAGGAAATCCTCGACCAGCTGCTGGCAGAAGATCGTTCCCACGTGGAAGCCTGGTTCGAGCGGCTGCTCTGTTTCAGTGACCATGCCGGTGAGGAAGAGGGTCTGGACCTGCTGGCGCAGCTGGAATCCCTGCGTGACGAGCACCCCAAGGACGGGGGCCACCTTCGCAACCTGGGTTACCTGCGCCTGCTGATCCAGGACCTGGAGGGGGCGGAGCACGCCCTCAAGCAGGCCCTGGCCCTGAACGGGCAGGATGCCAAAGCCCTGGAGCTTGCCGGCCTTGTTCAACTCCATCTCGATCACGCCTCCGACGCCAAAGCCTGGCTACTGAAGGCGCTCAGTTTCAATCCCCGGGATCCCCGCACCCTGCGCCTGCTGGCCATCGCCATGGAGCAGCTGGGCGACGTGACCGGGGCCGAAGCCCAGCTTGTGGCGGCACTCCAGGCCGAGGAATCCTACTACTGGGGCTGGCATGCCCTGGGCGAACTGCTTCTGAAGCGCGGCGAACTGACCGAGGGCCTGCGCTGCATCCACCGGGCCCGCAGCCTCCATGCCTGCGATCCCGCCAGCTACTTCATCCTCGCTGAGATTTTCAGCGAACAGGGGCACCTGGAGCTGGCCCAGGGCCAGCTCCACACCCTGGTGTTGCTGGCCCCCCCGGCCCCGGTACTGGCGGAGGCCCAGGCCCTGTTGGGTGAACTGAAGCGCGACATGGGCGACCGGGATGGAGCCCTGTCCTATTTCAGTCTCGCCACCGAAACCGATCCCGAAGCGGCCAATCCCTGGGCCGCCCTGGGTGACATGGCCCGGGAGGACAGCCGCTGGGAGGATGCCCTGCGCTGTTACCGCGAAGCCCTTCTCCGCGAGCCCGATGCGGCGGACTTGCAGGTGCAACTGGGCTACGTGCTGGTGGAGACCCGCCAAGGCATGGCCGCTGAGCAGGCTTTCCTCCAGGCCTTGGAGCTGGATCCCGGCGAATACAGCGCCTATCTGGGCCTGTCCGAGGTCTACCGCTTCGCCAACCGGCGCGAGGATCAGATGAGCATGGTGGATCAGGCCATGACCCTGGCCCCCGACGACGCGGATGTGTGGAACGCCAAGGGTGTGGCCTTGGAGGTGGTGGGTCGTCTGAAGGAAGCCACCGAAGCCTACGAAAAGGCCCTTTCCCTGGAGCCCCAGCACCGCAAGGCCGCCAACAACCTGGGCTTCGTCCTCGAGAAGCGCATGGGCCAGGGGGAGCCGGAACTCCGCGCCCGAGCCACGGAAGCCTGGAAACAGCGGCTTCTCATCTGCCGGGACGAAGATCAGAGCCTTAAGATGGCCACGGATCACTTGACCCGACTCGGGGTCGATGACGAAACCATCCGCGAATGGCTGCGGCCTGGTTTTCTGGTAGCTGAAACCCAGGAGTGA